From the genome of Cytobacillus firmus, one region includes:
- a CDS encoding B3/B4 domain-containing protein — MEIMIAPELCKLLPHFKVGFITYKNIEVGQSPQMVKGRLQLFQESIYFDLEDKSVTEFEGIKEWRQIFKTAGKDPNRYRHSAEALYRRIKKQNYLQPVNSSIDINNFFSLEYQIPIGVYDADKLSGHLTIRLGKEGEEYNGLNGRPNSLANLIISEDAEGPFGSPFVDSERTAVTEQTNNAVQIVYLRPSLETDNAEKMTESLMNMYTQVHGGEGIFKVIEC, encoded by the coding sequence TTGGAAATTATGATAGCTCCAGAGCTGTGCAAATTATTGCCCCATTTTAAAGTCGGATTTATTACATATAAAAATATCGAAGTCGGACAATCTCCTCAAATGGTAAAGGGCAGACTCCAATTATTTCAGGAATCTATTTATTTTGACTTAGAGGACAAGAGTGTTACAGAATTTGAAGGGATCAAAGAATGGCGGCAGATCTTCAAAACGGCAGGCAAGGATCCAAACCGCTACCGCCATTCTGCAGAAGCACTTTACAGAAGAATTAAAAAACAAAATTATCTGCAGCCGGTCAACAGCTCCATCGATATTAACAATTTCTTTTCCCTGGAATACCAAATACCGATCGGCGTATATGATGCCGATAAGCTTTCAGGCCATCTGACTATCAGGTTAGGCAAAGAAGGCGAAGAATATAACGGCTTAAACGGAAGGCCCAATTCGCTTGCCAATTTAATAATCAGTGAAGATGCGGAAGGGCCATTTGGCAGTCCGTTTGTGGACTCTGAAAGGACAGCTGTCACCGAACAGACTAACAATGCCGTTCAAATTGTTTATTTGCGCCCCTCTCTGGAAACGGATAATGCTGAAAAAATGACAGAATCATTAATGAACATGTACACTCAAGTGCATGGCGGAGAAGGAATCTTTAAGGTCATTGAATGTTAG
- the queG gene encoding tRNA epoxyqueuosine(34) reductase QueG, which yields MDFAQFKQEVIEYSKTIGIDKIGFTTAGTFDEMKNRLIRQQELQYQSGFEEPDIEKRVNPGLLMDKPRSIISIAVAYPSKMKVRVVSKRGERRGIFCRASWGKDYHHILRERLQKLEEFIQSRIPEAICKSMVDTGELVDRAVAQRAGIGWSGKNCSIITPEFGSYVYLGEMITNLPFEPDKPMEDKCGSCNKCVEVCPTGALIQGGQLDAQKCIAFLTQTKGFLAEPYREKLGNRLYGCDTCQTVCPENKGKDFHLHDEMEPDPEVAKPLLRPLLFISNREFKEKYGPVSGSWRGKKPIQRNAIIALAHYKDETAAEDLIKVMKEDPRPVIRGTAAWALGKIGGEKSLPALKQALQQEKDGEVIAEIEKGLSFFEQ from the coding sequence ATGGACTTTGCACAATTCAAGCAGGAAGTGATTGAATACAGCAAAACAATTGGCATTGATAAAATCGGTTTTACGACAGCGGGCACATTTGATGAAATGAAAAATAGGCTGATTCGCCAGCAGGAGCTTCAATATCAGTCAGGCTTTGAAGAGCCTGATATTGAGAAGAGGGTGAATCCCGGCCTGCTAATGGACAAGCCCCGGTCTATTATTTCCATTGCGGTTGCTTATCCTTCCAAAATGAAGGTAAGGGTTGTCAGCAAAAGAGGTGAAAGAAGGGGGATTTTCTGCCGGGCTTCATGGGGGAAGGATTATCATCATATCCTGAGGGAACGTCTTCAGAAGCTTGAGGAATTCATTCAGTCAAGAATTCCTGAGGCGATATGCAAATCCATGGTGGATACAGGTGAGCTGGTAGATCGGGCCGTTGCCCAGCGTGCCGGAATCGGCTGGAGCGGAAAAAACTGTTCCATCATCACACCGGAATTCGGATCGTATGTTTATCTTGGAGAAATGATAACAAATCTGCCTTTTGAGCCTGATAAGCCAATGGAAGACAAATGCGGAAGCTGCAATAAATGTGTTGAGGTCTGCCCGACAGGAGCTTTAATTCAGGGAGGTCAGCTTGATGCACAGAAATGCATTGCCTTTTTGACACAGACAAAGGGTTTTCTCGCAGAGCCGTATAGAGAAAAACTGGGGAACAGGCTTTATGGCTGCGACACCTGTCAAACTGTATGTCCTGAAAATAAAGGCAAGGATTTTCATCTGCATGATGAAATGGAGCCGGATCCGGAAGTGGCAAAGCCGCTTTTAAGGCCGCTTCTTTTTATCAGCAACCGTGAATTCAAAGAAAAATATGGCCCGGTCTCAGGTTCCTGGAGAGGGAAAAAGCCGATCCAGCGAAATGCCATCATCGCCCTGGCTCACTACAAAGATGAGACAGCGGCAGAAGACCTAATTAAAGTTATGAAAGAGGATCCGAGGCCGGTAATACGGGGAACGGCCGCATGGGCGCTCGGGAAAATAGGCGGGGAAAAATCACTCCCTGCACTAAAACAGGCATTGCAGCAGGAGAAAGACGGAGAAGTCATTGCTGAAATAGAAAAAGGTTTGAGTTTTTTTGAACAATGA